One genomic window of Osmia bicornis bicornis chromosome 5, iOsmBic2.1, whole genome shotgun sequence includes the following:
- the LOC114871044 gene encoding transcription initiation factor TFIID subunit 1 isoform X2, protein MADSEEENDKDIMSGINMTGFLFGNIDDNGQLEDDILDPEAKQHLASLNRLGLSSFIQEMMFNDNSIEGQKESNDKSKEDSEAIDENEINYIEKSPNALDFSDINELADDEREESNKDTFGEKAEKESADYDADDEEVVNKSDTQLMPPPPIPEEKEALTAEEAEAARQRKLETPLASMLPSKYANVDVTELFPDFRANKVLRFSRLFGPGKPSSLPQIWRGVKKRRKKKRHHDIRDSDSGSDQDEKKPKFKGWIMQYGTDPTPDMCCADDENKLLMPVEDKQHVGKTGETGENGDMGPKVADWRFGPAQLWYDMLQVPETGDGFNYGFKLLEKAEESNNKDTKDIRDTTDTLDTTDIMDIQDTKDIKDSKDNSEEFSDDAFLMVSQLHWEDDVIWNGDDIKHKKLNSKNNAAGWVPSSGNRTAQAFSQPGKGAPVPVASNVRLATSQITTPLHMQSQKNKMNMNKGNQQQAREENYDDTWYSIFPVENEELVYGLWEEEVIWDPENMNKIPKPKILTLDPNDENIVLGIPDDIDPALHHKDNGPQPKVKIPHPHVKKSKLLLGKAGVINVLEEDTPPPPPKSPDRDPFNISNDTYYMPRSSETTLRLKVGGGNLIQHSTPVVELRAPFVQTHMGQMRLRNFHRPPLRRFSHGPLAHPGPHSVLPLVKHIKKKSKQREQERIASGGGDVFFMRTAEDLTGKDGELVLVEFSEEHPPLMNQVGMCSKVKNYYKRKAGKDQGPQKYKYGETAYAHTSPFLGILTPGQSIQAVENNMYRAPIYEHKIPETDFLVIRTRQQYYIREVDAIFVAGQECPLYEVPGPNSKRANNFVRDFLQVFIYRLFWKSRDTPRRIRMDDIKKAFPSHSESSIRKRLKLCADFKRTGMDSNWWVIKPDFRLPTEEEIRAMVSPEQCCSYFSMIAAEQRLKDAGYGEKFLFTPQDDDDEEMQLKMDDEVKVAPWNTTRAYIQAMKGKCLLQLAGPADPTGCGEGFSYVRVPNKPTISKEEQEAQPKRTVTGTDADLRRLSLNNAKALLRKFGVPEEEIKKLSRWEVIDVVRTLSTEKAKAGEEGMTKFSRGNRFSIAEHQERYKEECQRIFDLQNRVLSSNEVLSTDEGESSEEDSSDIEEMGKNIENMLSNKKTSTQLSLEREEQQRHELRKMLMGEVHEQDKKSKEKKKDDEEDSPVNNYNAQQGRVLKIYRTFRNPEGKEFTRIELVRKPAVIDTYIKIRNSKDETFIKQFATLDEAQKEEMKREKRRIQEQLRRIKRNQERERMLGGPMTGNNISSNNIFDRSCNNTPITTSSNSILPFCNSFQSISPASKHPKPETSPSKRKKPKLKPDLKLKCGACGNVGHMRTNKACPLYQNSITTAPVNVAMTEEQEEEIEKQLNTDDQDLVNVDGTKVKLSSKLIKHAEEMKRRTLLLKVPKEAVNSKKRRRATGDDHCDYLKRQQRPANRRRTDPVVVMSTMLESILNEMRDLPDVQPFLFPVNAKAVPDYYKIIQRPMDLQTIRENLRLKKYQSREEFLADVNQIVENSTLYNGLKSSLTVAAKRMLETCVERLGEKEDRLMRLEKAINPLLDDNDQVALTFILDNVVNNKLKSMTEAWPFLKPVNKKLVKDYYTVIKRPMDLETISKKVSAHKYHSRHEFVRDIEQILENCTIYNGKESPFTQKAELVVKICKETLDEYDEHLTQLENNILLVQKRAMEQEDYDPSWLGPDEENYTIVEPEFRGSQTSSPENPFGKSNVDDFDFVDVEGDTEGDGSRSANSKKKDVLEEDLQFSSEDEFDEVPFGTDEQSENAEMEPLELNEVREGGVVLADDDSQQAAEAMVQLGNVGFYMADQQLLQQDESMDVDPNYDPSDFLLAGLPAREEKGENKIQDDLAVSESDDDAESSAQQKQKTPQQISQPDDDVGGDLWF, encoded by the exons ATGGCTGATTCTGaggaagaaaatgataaagacATAATGTCTGGAATCAATATGACTGGATTTTTGTTTGGAAATATCGATGACAATGGTCAATTAGAAGATGACATTCTTGATCCAGAAGCAAAGCAACATTTAGCTTCTCTAAATCGTCTTGGATTAAGTTCATTTATTCAAGAAATGATGTTTAATGATAATTCTATTGAAGGACAAAAAGAATCCAATGATAAATCTAAAGAAGACAGTGAAGCGattgatgaaaatgaaattaactaTATTGAGAAATCACCCAATGCGCTTGATTTTTCTGACATAAATGAACTAGCAGATGATGAGAGGGAAGAAAGTA ACAAAGATACATTTGGTGAAAAAGCTGAGAAAGAAAGTGCTGACTATGATGCGGATGATGAAGaagttgttaataaatctGATACCCAATTAATGCCACCTCCTCCAATACCTGAAGAAAAGGAGGCGCTCACAGCAGAAGAAGCAGAGGCTGCACGTCAGCGTAAATTAGAAACTCCTCTTGCATCTATGCTACCATCCAAATATGCCAATGTTGATGTCACCGAGTTATTTCCCGATTTTCGTGCCAACAAAGTATTAAGGTTTTCAAGATTGTTTGGACCAGGAAAGCCTAGTAGCCTTCCACAGATATGGAGAGGTGTTAAAAAGCGACGTAAAAAGAAACGGCATCATGATATCAgagattctgattctggttctGATCAAGATGAAAAGAAACCAAAATTTAAA GGTTGGATAATGCAGTATGGTACAGACCCAACACCAGATATGTGTTGTGctgatgatgaaaataaacTGTTAATGCCGGTAGAAGATAAACAACATGTAGGTAAAACAGGTGAAACTGGAGAAAATGGGGATATGGGACCAAAGGTAGCGGATTGGCGCTTTGGACCTGCACAACTTTGGTACGATATGCTTCAAGTTCCAGAAACTGGGGATGGTTTCAATTATGGATTTAAACTGTTAGAGAAg gcAGAAGAATCTAACAATAAAGATACTAAAGATATTAGAGATACTACAGACACCTTAGATACTACAGATATTATGGATATACAAGATACCAAAGATATTAAAGATAGTAAAGATAACAGCGAAGAATTTTCTGATGATGCATTTTTGATGGTGTCACAATTACATTGGGAGGATGATGTCATATGGAATGGCGACGACATAAAGCACAAA AAGCTGAATAGTAAAAATAACGCAGCTGGATGGGTACCGTCTAGTGGAAACAGAACTGCTCAAGCATTTAGTCAGCCAGGTAAAGGAGCACCTGTACCAGTTGCGTCGAACGTTCGATTAGCTACTTCACAAATTACAACTCCATTACATATGCAATcgcagaaaaataaaat gaATATGAACAAGGGAAACCAGCAACAAGCACGAGAAGAAAATTACGACGATACCTGGTATTCTATTTTCCCTGTAGAAAACGAGGAACTAGTTTATGGATTGTGGGAGGAGGAAGTGATTTGGGATCCGGAAAATATGAACAAAATTCCAAAGCCTAAAATTCTTACTCTAGATCCAAACGATGAAAATATTGTTCTTGGTATTCCCGACGACATAGATCCGGCGTTACATCATAAAGATAATGGACCTCAGCCGAAAGTAAAGATACCCCATCCGCATGTTAAAAAGAGTAAATTATTACTTGGCAAAGCTGGAGTAATAAATGTACTCGAAGAAGATACTCCACCGCCACCGCCGAAATCACCAGATAGAGATCCGTTTAACATTTCGAACGACAC atATTACATGCCACGGTCTTCGGAAACGACATTGCGATTAAAAGTTGGGGGTGGAAATCTGATACAACATAGCACACCGGTAGTAGAACTACGTGCTCCGTTTGTTCAGACACATATGGGACAAATGAGACTTCGAAATTTCCACAGACCACCGTTAAGAAGATTCAGTCATGGTCCACTTGCCCATCCTGGACCTCATTCTGTCTTACCATTAGTGAAACATATCAAAAAGAAGTCTAAG CAAAGAGAACAAGAAAGAATCGCATCCGGTGGAGGTGATGTCTTCTTTATGAGAACTGCTGAAGATTTAACAGGCAAAGATGGTGAATTGGTACTCGTCGAGTTTTCTGAAGAACATCCTCCTTTGATGAATCAAGTAGGAATGTGCTCTAAAGtgaagaattattataaaagaaaagcgGGTAAAGATCAAGGAccacaaaaatataaatacggTGAAACTGCTTATGCACACACCAGTCCTTTCCTCGGAATTCTTACACCTGGTCAAAGTATACAAGcggttgaaaataatatgtacaGAGCGCCAATCTATGAACACAAAATTCCGGAGACAGATTTCCTAGTCATAAGGACAAg ACAGCAGTATTACATTAGAGAAGTGGATGCTATATTTGTTGCCGGTCAAGAGTGTCCGTTGTACGAAGTACCGGGTCCCAATTCAAAGAGAGCTAATAATTTTGTCCGAGATTTCTTACAAGTATTTATATATAGATTATTTTGGAAATCTCGCGATACACCTCGTCGCATTAGAATGGACGATATTAAAAAAGCGTTTCCTTCGCATAGCGAAAGTAGTATTAGAAAACGTTTGAAGTTATGCGCCGATTTCAAACGAACAG GTATGGATTCCAATTGGTGGGTTATAAAGCCGGACTTTAGATTACCGACTGAGGAAGAGATCAGAGCTATGGTGTCTCCTGAACAGTGTTGCTCTTACTTTAGTATGATAGCAGCAGAACAAAGATTGAAAGATGCTGGTTACGGTGAAAAGTTCTTGTTTACACCTcaagacgacgacgacgaagagATGCAATTAAAGATGGATGATGAAGTTAAGGTTGCACCTTGGAATACAACACGGGCATACATTCAAGCTATGAAAGGCAAGTGTTTGTTACAACTGGCAGGACCGGCTGATCCAACAGGTTGTGGCGAAGGATTTTCTTATGTTAGAGTACCAAATAAGCCAACAATTAGCAag gaGGAGCAAGAAGCACAGCCAAAGAGGACAGTAACCGGGACTGATGCTGATTTAAGAAGACTATCATTGAACAATGCAAAAGCGTTGCTCCGTAAATTCGGCGTGCCGGAAGAAGAAATCAAAAAGTTATCACGGTGGGAAGTTATCGACGTAGTTAGAACATTATCGACAGAGAAAGCTAAAGCTGGGGAAGAGGGTATGACAAAATTCTCGAGGGGAAATAGATTTTCCATTGCCGAGCACCAAGAGAGATACAAAGAGGAATGTCAAAGAATCTTTGATTTACAAAATCGTGTATTGTCCTCTAACGAGGTTCTAAGCACAGACGAGGGTGAAAGCTCGGAAGAGGATAGCTCCGACATAGAGGAAATGGGTAAAAATATAGAGAACATGCTTTCGAATAAAAAAACTAGCACCCAATTATCTCTCGAACGGGAAGAGCAACAACGACACGAATTACGAAAAATGTTAATGGGCGAAGTGCATGAACAGGATAAGAAGAgtaaagagaagaagaaagatgaCGAGGAAGATAGTCCGGTAAATAATTATAACGCGCAACAGGGTAGAGTTCTTAAGATTTATCGAACGTTTCGAAATCCGGAGGGTAAAGAATTTACTAGAATAGAATTAGTGAGGAAACCGGCGGTCATAGATACTTAcataaaaattcgaaattcgaaAGATGAAACGTTTATTAAACAATTCGCGACGCTGGACGAAGCgcagaaagaagaaatgaagAGAGAAAAGCGAAGAATTCAGGAACAGTTGAGAAGAATCAAACGGAATCAAGAACGGGAACGTATGCTCGGTGGTCCAATGACTGGAAATAATATCTCGTCGAATAATATATTCGATCGTAGCTGTAACAATACCCCAATCACTACATCCTCGAACAGTATCCTTCCATTCTGTAATTCATTTCAATCTATTTCTCCTGCTTCTAAACATCCTAAACCTGAAACCTCTCCTTCCAAACGAAAGAAACCTAAACTTAAACCAGATCTTAAATTGAAATGCGGTGCTTGTGGTAACGTAGGTCACATGCGTACGAATAAAGCTTGCCCTTTGTATCAGAATAGCATAACAACAGCACCGGTAAATGTAGCAATGACGGAGGAACAAgaggaagaaattgaaaagcagCTTAACACGGATGACCAGGATCTCGTTAACGTTGATGGTACCAAAGTGAAGTTAtcttctaaattaattaag caTGCTGAGGAAATGAAGAGGCGTACCTTACTATTGAAAGTGCCTAAAGAGGCGGTGAAttcgaagaaacgaagaagagCTACCGGAGATGATCACTGTGATTATCTTAAACGACAACAGAGACCTGCTAATAGACGTCGAACTGATCCTGTTGTTGTTATGTCTACGATGTTAGAAAGTATACTCAACGAAATGCGAGACCTGCCTGATGTTCAACCTTTCTTGTTCCCTGTTAACGCTAAa GCTGTTCctgattattataaaattatacaacgACCTATGGATTTACAAACTATACGGGAAAATCTGAGATTAAAAAAGTACCAAAGCCGAGAAGAATTCTTAGCGGATGTAAATCAGATTGTTGAAAATTCAACGTTGTACAATGGATTAAAGAGTTCGTTGACAGTGGCAGCTAAACGTATGTTGGAAACTTGCGTAGAAAGGCTTGGTGAAAAGGAGGATCGTTTAATGAGATTGGAAAAAGCAATTAATCCTCTTCTGGACGATAACGACCAGGTTGCTCTTACTTTCATCTTGGACAAtgttgttaataataaattgaaatctaTGACAGAAGCTTGGCCGTTCTTGAAACCGGTAAATAAGAAATTAGTGAAAGATTATTACACTGTTATTAAAAGGCCTATGGATTTGGAAACGATATCTAAAAAAGTTTCTG CTCATAAATATCATAGCCGGCACGAGTTCGTCAGAGATATTGaacaaattttggaaaattgtaCAATATATAATGGGAAAGAATCGCCGTTTACACAGAAAGCAGAGTTAGttgtaaaaatttgtaaagaaACATTAGACGAG TACGATGAACACCTGACACAATTGGAGAACAACATATTATTGGTACAAAAACGAGCGATGGAACAAGAAGACTATGATCCTTCATGGCTGGGCCCGGACGAAGAAAATTATACTATTGTAGAACCAGAATTTAGAGGG AGTCAAACGAGTTCACCGGAGAATCCATTCGGAAAGTCAAATGTGGATGATTTTGATTTCGTGGATGTTGAGGGTGATACAGAAGGTGACGGTAGTAGAAGTGCAAattcgaagaagaaagatgTGCTGGAAGaag ATCTACAATTCTCAAGTGAAGACGAGTTCGACGAGGTTCCCTTTGGTACGGACGAACAGTCGGAAAACGCTGAAATGGAACCACTTGAACTGAACGAAGTTAGGGAAGGTGGAGTAGTACTTGCAGATGATGATAGTCAACAGGCAGCAGAAGCAATGGTTCAATTGGGTAATGTTGGTTTTTATATGGCGGATCAACAGTTGCTTCAGCAAG ATGAAAGTATGGACGTCGATCCAAATTACGATCCCTCAGATTTCTTACTGGCTGGTTTACCTGCAAGGGAAGAGAAAGGTGAAAATAAGATACAGGATGATTTGGCTGTATCTGAAAGTGATGACGATGCAGAGAGCAGTGCTcagcaaaaacaaaaaactCCGCAACAAATATCGCAACCAGATGATGATGTCGGTGGTGATTTGTGGTTCTAA